In Hevea brasiliensis isolate MT/VB/25A 57/8 chromosome 13, ASM3005281v1, whole genome shotgun sequence, a single genomic region encodes these proteins:
- the LOC110646699 gene encoding uncharacterized protein LOC110646699 codes for MEMNMDEVETKVPKCELIVKEDSKTCRCGELEERNKKVEERIVELELELEKRKNEFEVLEAKFKVLDAQKCAVEDELMAFRTRNNEAGESRISFDDENKASHRGENKEDVVVDLTGEEGEEDIVEQLVLENHVLECEKKNAESEVEIWREKFKALELWVSQVDGSAVLSGGKRLSNDVLKGENRPDVSISVDQLQINENMVDVGPTCGTLLKITDELPAAGTPFKDSPCGHTPLVEKKGVCLKSAGECTKTVSRRLSFEDKSPSKKMAPSTPGGSKPDCLNVINIFDSDDESDSCGIQFSISNDQGNKNVISMDHVVAGTLEVKKDKISDNFLKRAGCSQDHKEDLDDCKDNVPYIPTPKRKRAAKIVTSDTESDEDDNVPISKLKKLYLQELVPDIANSNVDNSFSGSHMNDAVKGTVTHSRRRLVTLRQCEEKVKAERSSSNKISGSKNGQGIPTTDDVEDGESEEVGSDSEGESLNAFIVDSSDVSDADNASSQSENTSDGNVDFDEILSKLQRSKDHKFKWELEADMLSAFGKDLELCMKAVCALYRQQTSEEQVSKETMYENNRGFSKFDALRGTTLAEFLTDGDPHGDLKKSVQQLKERGAHAVELCRTLASRYSKQLFEIYKNKEDPLFLPR; via the exons ATGGAGATGAATATGGACGAAGTTGAAACTAAAGTTCCAAAGTGTGAGCTTATTGTCAAGGAAGATTCAAAAACCTGTAGGTGTGGTGAATTGGAAGAAAGGAATAAGAAGGTTGAAGAAAGGATTGTAGAATTGGAATTGGAGCTGGAAAAAAGGAAGAATGAGTTTGAAGTGCTTGAGGCTAAGTTCAAGGTACTAGATGCTCAAAAGTGTGCCGTTGAAGATGAACTAATGGCTTTTAGGACGAGGAACAATGAAGCTGGAGAAAGCAGAATTTCTTTCGATGATGAAAATAAGGCTAGTCATAGAGGAGAGAATAAGGAGGATGTAGTTGTTGATTTGACAGGGGAGGAAGGTGAAGAGGATATAGTAGAGCAGCTTGTGCTTGAAAACCATGTTTTGGAATGTGAAAAGAAAAATGCTGAAAGTGAGGTTGAGATTTGGAGAGAAAAGTTTAAAGCATTGGAGTTGTGGGTTTCTCAGGTGGATGGCAGTGCGGTCTTGAGTGGTGGGAAAAGACTATCAAATGACGTTCTTAAAGGTGAAAATAGACCAGATGTAAGTATCAGCGTGGACCAACTGCAAATTAACGAGAACATGGTGGATGTAGGGCCTACTTGCGGTACCCTGCTTAAAATCACTGACGAGTTGCCTGCAGCTG GCACACCATTTAAAGACAGCCCATGTGGCCACACTCCTTTGGTGGAAAAGAAAGGAGTCTGTCTGAAATCTGCAGGGGAATGCACCAAAACAGTTAGTAGGCGGTTGTCATTTGAAGACAAAAGCCCTAGCAAAAAGATGGCTCCATCAACCCCAGGCGGCAGCAAACCTGATTGTCTTAATGTGATCAATATTTTTGATAGCGATGATGAATCTGATTCATGCGGTATCCAATTTTCTATTTCAAATGATCAAGGAAATAAAAATGTCATTTCAATGGATCATGTGGTAGCTGGAACTCTGGAGGTTAAAAAAGACAAGATTTCTGATAACTTTTTAAAGAGGGCGGGTTGCAGTCAGGATCACAAAGAAGATTTAGATGATTGCAAAGATAATGTTCCATATATTCCAACTCCCAAGAGAAAAAGAGCTGCTAAAATTGTTACTAGTGACACCGAGAGTGATGAAGATGACAATGTTCCAATATCCAAACTAAAGAAGTTATATCTTCAGGAATTAGTCCCTGATATTGCAAATTCTAATGTGGATAATTCTTTTTCTGGCTCTCATATGAACGATGCTGTCAAAGGTACTGTAACCCATTCGAGGCGTCGTTTAGTGACTCTTAGGCAGTGTGAAGAAAAAGTTAAGGCCGAAAGGAGCTCTTCAAATAAGATCAGTGGATCCAAAAATGGACAAGGAATTCCTACAACAGATGATGTTGAAGATGGTGAATCTGAGGAGGTTGGATCAGACAGTGAGGGTGAGAGCTTGAATGCATTTATCGTTGACAGCTCTGATGTATCTGATGCTGATAATGCTTCCAGCCAGTCAGAAAATACATCAGATGGCAATGTGGATTTTGATGAGATTTTGTCCAAACTTCAAAGAAGTAAGGATCATAAGTTCAAGTGGGAGTTAGAGGCAGACATGCTCTCAGCCTTTGGTAAAGATCTTGAGCTGTGTATGAAAGCTGTATGTGCTCTCTATAGGCAGCAAACTTCTGAGGAACAAGTTAGCAAGGAAACAATGTATGAAAACAACCGAGGATTTAGCAAATTTGATGCTCTCAG GGGAACTACATTGGCGGAGTTTCTCACTGATGGAGATCCACATGGTGATCTAAAGAAATCTGTCCAGCAGTTGAAAGAACGTGGTGCCCATGCAGTTGAATTGTGCAGAACATTGGCTTCTCGCTATTCTAAGCAATTGTTTGAGATTTACAAGAACAAGGAGGATCCTCTTTTTCTCCCACGTTGA
- the LOC110646732 gene encoding transcription factor TRY produces MDRCHQKQAKITIFEFEEVSSIEWEFINMSEQEADLIYRMYSLVGERWDLIAGRIPGRKAEEIERFWIMRHREGFAAKRKTA; encoded by the exons ATGGACCGATGCCACCAGAAACAAGCCAAAATTACCATTTTTGAATTTGAAG AGGTTAGCAGTATTGAATGGGAGTTCATAAACATGAGTGAACAAGAGGCAGATCTCATCTACAGAATGTATAGCCTCGTTGGTGAGAG ATGGGATTTGATAGCCGGCCGGATTCCAGGCCGAAAAGCAGAAGAAATAGAGAGATTTTGGATAATGAGACACCGTGAAGGGTTTGCAGCGAAGAGAAAAACTGCATAG
- the LOC131172230 gene encoding uncharacterized protein LOC131172230, with the protein MILKERNKVVFYHISPNPINVACKITNIVEELLLLRETIPKPTHCDHVPVNSGWEAPPLVFLKLNYDVAWKENCMEAVAAVIVRNHKGDLLDGKASHICASSPLAGEARAMLEALKLVTTVEAKFIVLKTDKAELFHAIQAQSGVIPWEIRASVLAIKDYMAAFDDVCIMLVKRTTNKATNFVAKNILSGSLDYSWIRVIPQNLWSILFSDAQLSS; encoded by the coding sequence ATGATCTTAAAAGAAAGGAATAAGGTTGTTTTTTATCATATTTCTCCTAACCCCATCAATGTAGCTTGTAAAATTACAAATATAGTTGAGGAACTTCTGTTGTTGCGAGAAACCATCCCTAAACCCACCCATTGTGATCATGTTCCAGTTAATTCTGGTTGGGAAGCTCCTCCTCTTGTTTTTCTTAAACTTAACTATGATGTTGCTTGGAAAGAAAATTGCATGGAAGCAGTAGCAGCTGTTATAGTGAGAAATCATAAGGGAGATCTCCTGGATGGTAAAGCTTCCCACATCTGTGCAAGTTCTCCGCTAGCAGGGGAAGCAAGGGCTATGTTAGAAGCTCTGAAGTTAGTTACAACTGTGGAAGCCAAGTTTATTGTTCTTAAAACTGATAAAGCAGAACTGTTCCATGCAATTCAAGCTCAATCAGGAGTTATTCCATGGGAAATTAGAGCTTCAGTACTTGCAATTAAAGATTACATGGCTGCATTTGATGATGTGTGTATAATGTTAGTGAAGAGAACAACCAATAAGGCAACTAATTTTGTAGCAAAAAATATTTTATCGGGTTCTTTAGATTATTCTTGGATTAGAGTTATTCCCCAGAATctttggtccattttgttttcTGATGCTCAGTTATCTTCTTAA
- the LOC110646708 gene encoding probable WRKY transcription factor 53 — MENLGDWEQKNVLNELTLGRELARQLQIHLNVPSSSRETREMLVQKIIASYEKALSMLNLSSSIREPNPTGSVAMSHESPPSLSGSPRSEDSDRDFKDHDPKDGSRKRKGTPRWTQQVRVSPGMGLEGPLDDGFSWRKYGQKDILGAKYPRGYYRCTHRIVQGCLATKQVQRSDEDPTIFEITYRGRHTCTQASHMFPPSQPLENQEPNSGMEQPQQPQENQQPPQDLLLNFRSGLKVITEGLDSREQSVPPSHFPSTSNVTAENRVFSPSMVDKSFMGNYSPSFVSPSTSGTNYFSATSTGIQHYVGGNQNFQTSEFELTDIISATATSTTDSTTVGLDFPFGNVEFDPNFTFDNSGFLP; from the exons ATGGAGAACTTGGGAGATTGGGAGCAAAAGAATGTTCTAAACGAGCTAACTCTAGGGAGAGAGCTAGCAAGGCAGCTCCAAATCCATCTCAACGTGCCATCTTCTTCCCGAGAAACCCGTGAAATGTTGGTCCAGAAGATCATAGCTTCCTATGAAAAGGCACTTTCGATGCTAAATTTGAGCAGCTCAATAAGAGAGCCAAATCCCACAGGATCGGTCGCCATGTCTCATGAGTCGCCGCCTTCTCTAAGTGGAAGTCCCCGGAGTGAAGACTCTGACCGGGACTTCAAGGACCACGACCCTAAAGATGGGTCTAGGAAGAG GAAGGGCACGCCAAGGTGGACACAACAAGTGCGAGTTAGCCCAGGGATGGGGCTAGAAGGGCCTCTTGATGATGGCTTTAGCTGGAGAAAGTATGGCCAGAAAGACATACTTGGAGCTAAATATCCAAG GGGCTATTATAGATGCACTCATCGAATTGTCCAAGGCTGTTTAGCAACAAAGCAAGTACAACGATCCGATGAGGACCCTACCATCTTCGAGATTACCTACCGTGGAAGGCACACTTGCACCCAAGCCTCCCATATGTTCCCTCCTTCACAGCCACTCGAGAATCAAGAGCCAAACAGTGGCATGGAGCAGCCCCAGCAACCCCAGGAAAATCAACAACCACCGCAAGATCTCCTCTTGAACTTTCGTTCGGGCCTTAAAGTCATAACCGAAGGATTGGACTCGCGCGAGCAATCAGTTCCTCCCTCCCACTTTCCTTCTACATCAAATGTTACGGCTGAAAATCGAGTGTTTTCACCTTCTATGGTGGATAAGAGCTTCATGGGGAATTATTCTCCATCCTTCGTATCTCCTTCGACGTCTGGGACAAACTACTTCTCTGCTACTTCAACCGGAATACAGCATTACGTGGGAGGGAATCAGAATTTTCAGACTTCTGAGTTTGAGCTGACTGACATAATCTCTGCTACCGCTACTTCAACTACAGACTCTACCACTGTTGGTTTGGATTTCCCATTTGGCAATGTAGAATTTGATCCAAACTTCACATTTGACAACTCAGGATTCCTTCCCTAG
- the LOC110646740 gene encoding bidirectional sugar transporter SWEET3 — MGDRLRLAVGVMGNAASLLLFTAPILTFTRVVRKRSIEKFSCVPYVCTLLNCLLYTWYGLPVVSYKWENFPVATINSLGILLESSFIIIYFLFAETRGKIKVGVTMLPVILVFSITAAISSFALHDHHTRKVFTGSVGLVGSVGMYASPLVAMKLVIQTRSVEFMPFYLSFFSFLSSSLWLAYGLLGRDLFIASPNFLGAPLGILQLLLYCKYRKRGVMEEPQKWDLEKNEEISKQLQLVVNEDTNGKS; from the exons ATGGGAGATAGGCTGCGCTTGGCAGTTGGAGTGATgg GCAATGCAGCttctttgttacttttcactGCACCTAT ATTAACTTTTACAAGGGTGGTAAGGAAGAGAAGCATCGAGAAGTTTTCATGTGTTCCTTACGTCTGTACACTATTAAACTGTCTCCTTTACACTTGGTATGGATTGCCAGTCGTAAGCTACAAATGGGAGAACTTCCCTGTCGCCACCATCAATAGTTTAGGCATTCTCCTTGAGTCTTCTTTCATCATCATATATTTTCTATTCGCTGAAACTAGAGGAAAG ATAAAAGTGGGTGTTACTATGCTACCAGTTATCCTAGTTTTCTCCATAACGGCAGCTATCTCGTCTTTTGCATTGCATGATCACCATACTCGCAAGGTATTCACCGGGAGTGTTGGTCTGGTGGGCTCTGTGGGAATGTATGCTTCCCCATTAGTGGCTATG AAACTAGTAATACAAACAAGGAGTGTGGAATTCATGCCGTTCTATTTATCATTTTTCTCATTCCTCTCAAGTTCACTTTGGCTGGCATATGGACTGCTAGGCCGTGATCTCTTTATAGCG TCCCCTAATTTCCTGGGCGCCCCGTTAGGCATCCTCCAGCTTTTACTATACTGCAAGTATAGAAAAAGGGGTGTCATGGAAGAACCACAAAAATGGGATTTAGAAAAGAATGAAGAAATATCCAAGCAGTTGCAACTGGTGGTTAATGAAGATACCAATGGAAAGAGTTGA
- the LOC110646719 gene encoding RNA polymerase sigma factor sigE, chloroplastic/mitochondrial isoform X1, giving the protein MGVVTASSSAAQTTLGFSTKISNYKSTVKGSLIVAFKEDKSNNTALIAPRERIPLPVQPPKGKKRRGKTNNELSSSTLEVDYNEAAAKLENLYKLSPSTDASDVDVNVLIGKGQRRKRKNGEGDKKAVIRTSKFVVKNPAKKAKRLSLDKRIAMTKYKAEEVVTAIRKKTDAEDEDEKIEELVRDYSASTDLVSLEWKKMKIPPVLPSTEHTWLFKLMQPMKALLQVKDRLQKKLGREPNKGELAEATNMNVEQVRKQIRVGQAARNKLIKHNLRLILFVINKYFQDFANGPRFQDLCQAGIKGLITAIDRFEPKRRFRLSTYSLFWIRHAIIRSMTLSSFTRVSFGLESVRVEIQKAKLELLVELQRQPTEEEIKERVGISPERYHEVMRASKPVFSLHSRHAVTQEEFISGITDIDGGDNRRQPALLRLALDDVLDSLKPKESLVIRQRYGLDGKGDRTLGEIAGNLSMSREMVRKYEVKALMKLKHPARVDYLRRYVV; this is encoded by the exons ATGGGAGTTGTAACTGCTTCTAGCTCAGCTGCTCAGACAACACTAGGATTCAGcacaaaaatttcaaattacAAATCCACAGTAAAAGGATCGTTGATTGTGGCATTTAAAGAAGATAAATCCAATAACACAGCTTTGATTGCACCTCGTGAGCGAATCCCGTTGCCTGTACAGCCACCCAAAGGGAAGAAGAGACGAGGAAAAACTAACAATGAATTGTCTTCAAGCACCTTGGAAGTGGATTACAATGAAGCTGCTGCTAAGCTTGAAAATTTATACAAGCTTAGCCCTTCAACTGATGCGTCTGATGTAGATGTAAATGTCTTGATTGGGAAAGGTCAACgaaggaaaaggaaaaatggTGAAGGTGACAAGAAAGCAGTGATTCGAACTAGTAAATTTGTTGttaagaaccctgcaaagaaagcTAAACGATTGAGCCTTGACAAAAGAATTGCAATGACGAAGTACAAGGCAGAGGAAGTGGTAACTGCAATTAGGAAGAAAACAGATGCTGAGGATGAAGATGAAAAGATTGAGGAACTTGTGAGGGATTATTCTGCGTCAACTGATTTGGTCAGCTTGGAATGGAAAAAAATGAAGATACCTCCAGTTCTCCCTTCAACAGAGCATACCTGGTTGTTCAAGTTGATGCAACCCATGAAG GCACTCCTTCAAGTGAAAGACCGTTTGCAAAAAAAATTGGGTAGAGAACCAAATAAAGGTGAATTAGCTGAGGCAACAAATATGAATGTAGAGCAAGTAAGGAAACAGATAAGAGTTGGTCAAGCCGCAAGAAACAAGCTAATTAAG CACAATCTCCGGCTTATATTGTTTGTAATCAATAAATATTTTCAAGACTTTGCAAATGGGCCCAGATTTCAAGACCTTTGTCAAGCAGGAATTAAGGGACTTATTACAGCAATTGATCGCTTTGAACCCAAAAGGAGATTTCGGCTCTCAACATATAGTCTTTTTTGGATTAGACATGCCATAATACGTTCAATGACACTCTCGAGCTTTACACGTGTCTCGTTTGGTCTTGAATCA GTAAGAGTAGAGATCCAGAAAGCCAAACTTGAGTTGTtggttgaacttcaaagacagccGACAGAGGAAGAGATTAAAGAGAGGGTGGGGATCTCTCCTGAGAGGTATCATGAAGTAATGAGGGCTTCAAAACCTGTTTTCTCTCTACATTCAAGGCATGCAGTTACCCAGGAAGAGTTCATCAGTGGGATCACTGACATTGATGGAGGTGATAACCGGAGGCAGCCAGCTCTTCTAAGGCTTGCTCTTGATGATGTG CTTGATTCTCTAAAGCCAAAGGAGAGCCTAGTGATCAGACAGAGATATGGGCTAGATGGTAAAGGTGATAGAACATTAGGAGAGATTGCTGGAAATTTGAGCATGTCAAGAGAAATGGTTAGGAAGTATGAAGTTAAGGCACTCATGAAGCTCAAGCACCCAGCTAGAGTTGATTATCTTCGCCGTTATGTTGTCTGA
- the LOC110645927 gene encoding transcription factor SPEECHLESS-like yields the protein MSDTLSDFLEEPEFGDSTLDGDDLFAIFKSLDRVTEFPPVTPSDEVAVSSKESEETTRLVSQKSSSSSALVESETELETSPKNKRQKTTASSEEVVNPDVQQRMSHITVERNRRKQMNEHLSVLRSLMPCFYVKRGDQASIIGGVVDYINELQQVLQSLEAKKQRKVYSEVLSPRLVSSPRPSPLSPRKPPLSPRLNLPISPRTPQPGSPYRPRLQQGYLSPIIVSSLEPSPTSSSSSINDNINELVANSKSAIADVEVKFSGPNLQLKTVSPRIPGQALKIISALEDLSLEILHVSMSTLDETMLNSFTIKIGIECQLSAEELAEKIQQTFC from the exons ATGAGTGACACTTTGTCTGATTTTCTAGAAGAACCTGAATTTGGCGACTCTACCTTGGACGGAGACGATCTCTTTGCTATTTTTAAGAGCTTAGATAGAGTAACCGAGTTCCCTCCAGTTACACCATCGGATGAAGTTGCTGTTAgctcaaaagaaagtgaagaaacgacgAGGCTGGTGTCTCAGAAGTCTTCATCTTCTAGTGCTCTGGTAGAGTCTGAGACTGAGCTCGAAACTTCACCAAAGAACAAGAGACAAAAGACAACAGCTTCTTCAGAGGAAGTGGTAAACCCAGATGTGCAACAAAGGATGTCTCATATTACAGTGGAGCGCAACCGGAGAAAACAAATGAACGAGCATTTGTCTGTTTTAAGATCACTCATGCCTTGCTTCTATGTCAAGAGA GGTGACCAAGCATCGATAATCGGAGGTGTTGTTGATTACATCAATGAATTGCAGCAAGTTCTACAATCCCTTGAGGCCAAGAAGCAAAGAAAAGTTTACAGTGAAGTACTTAGTCCTAGGCTAGTCTCAAGTCCAAGACCCTCACCACTTAGCCCTAGAAAACCACCACTAAGTCCTAGACTTAACTTACCTATCAGCCCAAGAACCCCACAACCAGGTAGCCCCTACAGACCTAGGTTACAGCAAGGTTACCTCTCCCCCATCATTGTCAGTTCTCTTGAACCATCTCCAACTTCGTCTTCTTCCTCCATAAATGACAATATCAACGAACTGGTTGCAAATTCCAAGTCTGCCATTGCCGATGTGGAGGTTAAGTTCTCTGGCCCAAACCTTCAATTGAAAACAGTATCTCCCAGGATTCCTGGTCAAGCATTGAAGATAATTTCTGCCCTGGAAGACCTCTCCCTCGAGATCCTCCATGTGAGCATGAGCACTTTAGATGAGACCATGCTTAACTCCTTCACCATCAAG ATTGGAATTGAATGCCAACTTAGTGCAGAGGAGCTCGCTGAAAAAATCCAGCAAACATTCTGCTAA
- the LOC110646719 gene encoding RNA polymerase sigma factor sigE, chloroplastic/mitochondrial isoform X2, translating to MGVVTASSSAAQTTLGFSTKISNYKSTVKGSLIVAFKEDKSNNTALIAPRERIPLPVQPPKGKKRRGKTNNELSSSTLEVDYNEAAAKLENLYKLSPSTDASDVDVNVLIGKGQRRKRKNGEGDKKAVIRTSKFVVKNPAKKAKRLSLDKRIAMTKYKAEEVVTAIRKKTDAEDEDEKIEELVRDYSASTDLVSLEWKKMKIPPVLPSTEHTWLFKLMQPMKALLQVKDRLQKKLGREPNKGELAEATNMNVEQVRKQIRVGQAARNKLIKVRVEIQKAKLELLVELQRQPTEEEIKERVGISPERYHEVMRASKPVFSLHSRHAVTQEEFISGITDIDGGDNRRQPALLRLALDDVLDSLKPKESLVIRQRYGLDGKGDRTLGEIAGNLSMSREMVRKYEVKALMKLKHPARVDYLRRYVV from the exons ATGGGAGTTGTAACTGCTTCTAGCTCAGCTGCTCAGACAACACTAGGATTCAGcacaaaaatttcaaattacAAATCCACAGTAAAAGGATCGTTGATTGTGGCATTTAAAGAAGATAAATCCAATAACACAGCTTTGATTGCACCTCGTGAGCGAATCCCGTTGCCTGTACAGCCACCCAAAGGGAAGAAGAGACGAGGAAAAACTAACAATGAATTGTCTTCAAGCACCTTGGAAGTGGATTACAATGAAGCTGCTGCTAAGCTTGAAAATTTATACAAGCTTAGCCCTTCAACTGATGCGTCTGATGTAGATGTAAATGTCTTGATTGGGAAAGGTCAACgaaggaaaaggaaaaatggTGAAGGTGACAAGAAAGCAGTGATTCGAACTAGTAAATTTGTTGttaagaaccctgcaaagaaagcTAAACGATTGAGCCTTGACAAAAGAATTGCAATGACGAAGTACAAGGCAGAGGAAGTGGTAACTGCAATTAGGAAGAAAACAGATGCTGAGGATGAAGATGAAAAGATTGAGGAACTTGTGAGGGATTATTCTGCGTCAACTGATTTGGTCAGCTTGGAATGGAAAAAAATGAAGATACCTCCAGTTCTCCCTTCAACAGAGCATACCTGGTTGTTCAAGTTGATGCAACCCATGAAG GCACTCCTTCAAGTGAAAGACCGTTTGCAAAAAAAATTGGGTAGAGAACCAAATAAAGGTGAATTAGCTGAGGCAACAAATATGAATGTAGAGCAAGTAAGGAAACAGATAAGAGTTGGTCAAGCCGCAAGAAACAAGCTAATTAAG GTAAGAGTAGAGATCCAGAAAGCCAAACTTGAGTTGTtggttgaacttcaaagacagccGACAGAGGAAGAGATTAAAGAGAGGGTGGGGATCTCTCCTGAGAGGTATCATGAAGTAATGAGGGCTTCAAAACCTGTTTTCTCTCTACATTCAAGGCATGCAGTTACCCAGGAAGAGTTCATCAGTGGGATCACTGACATTGATGGAGGTGATAACCGGAGGCAGCCAGCTCTTCTAAGGCTTGCTCTTGATGATGTG CTTGATTCTCTAAAGCCAAAGGAGAGCCTAGTGATCAGACAGAGATATGGGCTAGATGGTAAAGGTGATAGAACATTAGGAGAGATTGCTGGAAATTTGAGCATGTCAAGAGAAATGGTTAGGAAGTATGAAGTTAAGGCACTCATGAAGCTCAAGCACCCAGCTAGAGTTGATTATCTTCGCCGTTATGTTGTCTGA